Within the Deltaproteobacteria bacterium genome, the region CGCGCGTGCGGGGGAACCGTCTGCACGACGTTGGGAACCAGGTGCAGGAAGGGTCTATCCCCGCGCGTGCGGGGGAACCGTCTGCACGACGTTGGGAACCAGGTGCAGGAAGGGTCTATCCCCGCGCGTGCGGGGGAACCAGCGCGTTGAGAAACGCGCATATGCGGTAGGTGGGTCTATCCCCGCGCGTGCGGGGGAACCGAGGCATTCTGCTCAATGACGATATCACCGTCGGGTCTATCCCCGCGCGTGCGGGGGAACCTTGAGGCAAGGTCGCGGCGTCCCTGCCGTGCCGGGTCTATCCCCGCGCGTGCGGGGGAACCTCCTGGGCGGGATCTCGCGCGGACAGCTTGCCGGGTCTATCCCCGCGCGTGCGGGGGAACCACCGCCGGAAGCCCCGCCATGGCGAGACTGACGGGTCTATCCCCGCGCGTGCGGGGGAACCATGTCACCGTCCTCCGGCCACTTGTACCATTCGGGTCTATCCCCGCGCGTGCGGGGGAACCCCGCCTTCGTAGGTCACGTGAACGGGTAGAGCGGGTCTATCCCCGCGCGTGCGGGGGAACCATCATCGAGACCGGCACCGGCGACTCGGCGGAGGGTCTATCCCCGCGCGTGCGGGGGAACCCCTTGCACTTAACCCATTGATATTACGAGTTTTCAAAGAACGTGGGAACGAGAACGTCCCTCAATTTCGTTTCAAAAGGAGAACGCCGTCAGCGTCGACAATCTCTTTTGGTGGCTCACCGAGGGTTTCGATGCGGAGGTGTCCGGAGGCATTGACATCACGCCAGACCATCACGATTGCCCCACGACCGAGGGACCACCACCAGGACTCGACAACATCCCATACTCGTTGACGTACACCTGCGGAAAGGTCCGGCGCGACATACACGCCCGGGGCGATTTCCAGCATGACGGACGTGAGGAAACCGCGGTAGCGGGCCTCGACATCCCGCGTGACAACCATGGTCA harbors:
- the cas2e gene encoding type I-E CRISPR-associated endoribonuclease Cas2e; this encodes MPMTMVVTRDVEARYRGFLTSVMLEIAPGVYVAPDLSAGVRQRVWDVVESWWWSLGRGAIVMVWRDVNASGHLRIETLGEPPKEIVDADGVLLLKRN